A window from Variovorax sp. PBL-E5 encodes these proteins:
- a CDS encoding IclR family transcriptional regulator, with translation MDKRAQAGVQSVENGLDLMLIVAHNRRPMKITDIAEQAGISPSKAHRYLVSFLRTGFITQDPETGLYGMGSVALEFSLSCLATIEPISLATREAERLCAALGHTVAVSVWGSFGPTVVRWEQPARPVMVNVGLGSVFPLYRSATGRVFAAFMAREQMKAYLASPVNREPSADTPESIEQVRERGMARAVGDFMEGMSAFAAPVLDDRGRLVLTMTVLGYKAGFDHRWSGPVAAALQSAAQGLSRTLGYEHQRLARSRAVA, from the coding sequence ATGGACAAGCGCGCGCAGGCCGGTGTGCAATCGGTGGAGAACGGCCTCGATCTGATGCTGATCGTGGCCCACAACCGCCGCCCGATGAAGATCACCGACATCGCCGAGCAGGCCGGCATCTCGCCGAGCAAGGCACACCGCTACCTGGTGAGCTTCCTGCGCACGGGCTTCATCACGCAGGACCCGGAGACGGGGCTCTACGGCATGGGCTCGGTGGCGCTGGAGTTCAGCCTCTCGTGCCTGGCCACCATCGAGCCGATCTCGCTCGCCACGCGCGAGGCCGAGCGCCTGTGCGCCGCGCTTGGCCACACGGTGGCGGTGTCGGTGTGGGGCAGCTTCGGGCCGACGGTGGTGCGCTGGGAGCAGCCGGCGCGGCCGGTGATGGTGAACGTCGGGCTGGGTTCGGTGTTTCCGCTCTACCGCTCGGCCACGGGGCGCGTGTTCGCGGCCTTCATGGCGCGCGAGCAGATGAAGGCCTACCTCGCATCACCCGTGAATCGCGAGCCGTCGGCCGACACGCCCGAAAGCATCGAGCAGGTGCGCGAGCGCGGCATGGCGCGCGCGGTCGGCGACTTCATGGAAGGCATGAGCGCCTTTGCCGCGCCGGTGCTCGACGACCGCGGGCGCCTGGTGCTGACGATGACGGTGCTGGGCTACAAGGCCGGCTTCGATCATCGGTGGAGCGGGCCCGTGGCCGCCGCGTTGCAGAGCGCCGCGCAAGGACTGTCGCGCACGCTGGGTTATGAGCACCAGCGCCTCGCGCGCTCCAGGGCGGTGGCGTGA
- a CDS encoding ABC transporter substrate-binding protein → MQRLPWRTGAIGLAVLALAAAAQAQGDAISDGVVRIGVSTDMSGVLSELSGRGSVMAVKMAVEDFGGQVLGRPIEVLELDHQNKADIAANKAREWFDVQKVDMITDLTNSAVALAVSDMAKQKNRIAIINGAGSTRLTNDSCSPNSVHYAWDTYAMANGTAKAIVKNGGNTWYFLTADYAFGQQIERDVTEVVVASGGKVVGTSRHPFNASDFSSFMLAAKSSGAKIIGLANGGSDTINAIKSAQEFGIDPAKQNLAGLAVFITDIHGVGLKAAQGVMLTEAFYWDSNDETRKWSRRYFDRMKKMPTAIQAANYSSTMHYLRAIKDAGTDAPQAVMAKMKATPINDFFAKNGRIREDGRMVHDMYLEQVKTPAESKYPWDYYKRLATIPANEAFQPLEKSGCSLVKKS, encoded by the coding sequence ATGCAAAGACTTCCATGGCGCACGGGCGCGATCGGCCTCGCAGTGCTCGCGCTCGCCGCGGCCGCGCAGGCGCAGGGCGACGCGATTTCCGATGGCGTGGTCCGCATCGGCGTCAGCACCGACATGAGCGGCGTGCTGTCGGAGCTCTCGGGCCGCGGCTCGGTGATGGCGGTGAAGATGGCCGTCGAGGACTTCGGCGGCCAGGTGCTCGGCCGGCCGATCGAGGTGCTCGAACTCGACCACCAGAACAAGGCCGACATCGCGGCCAACAAGGCGCGCGAATGGTTCGACGTGCAGAAGGTCGACATGATCACCGACCTCACCAACTCGGCGGTCGCGCTCGCCGTGTCGGACATGGCGAAGCAGAAGAACCGCATCGCGATCATCAACGGCGCGGGTTCGACGCGCCTGACCAACGACAGCTGCAGCCCCAACAGCGTCCACTACGCGTGGGACACCTACGCGATGGCCAACGGCACGGCCAAGGCGATCGTCAAGAACGGCGGCAACACCTGGTATTTCCTCACCGCCGACTATGCCTTCGGCCAGCAGATCGAGCGCGACGTGACCGAGGTCGTGGTGGCGTCGGGCGGCAAGGTCGTCGGCACCTCGCGCCATCCGTTCAACGCGAGCGATTTCTCGTCCTTCATGCTGGCGGCCAAGTCCTCGGGCGCAAAGATCATCGGGCTGGCCAATGGCGGCAGCGACACCATCAATGCGATCAAGTCGGCGCAGGAATTCGGCATCGATCCGGCCAAGCAGAACCTCGCCGGGCTCGCGGTGTTCATCACCGACATCCACGGCGTCGGCCTCAAGGCCGCCCAGGGCGTGATGCTGACCGAGGCCTTCTACTGGGACAGCAACGACGAGACGCGCAAATGGTCGCGCCGCTACTTCGACCGCATGAAGAAGATGCCGACCGCGATCCAGGCCGCCAACTACTCGTCGACGATGCACTACCTGCGCGCCATCAAGGACGCCGGCACCGATGCGCCGCAGGCCGTGATGGCGAAGATGAAGGCCACGCCGATCAACGACTTCTTCGCCAAGAACGGCCGCATCCGCGAGGACGGCCGCATGGTGCACGACATGTACCTGGAGCAGGTGAAGACGCCCGCCGAATCGAAGTACCCGTGGGACTACTACAAGCGGCTCGCGACCATTCCCGCGAACGAGGCCTTCCAGCCGCTGGAGAAGTCGGGGTGCTCGCTGGTGAAGAAAAGCTGA
- a CDS encoding MFS transporter — translation MSSISPHPAEPSTRSMESNARLTTPDHSGVAPGEIAIGVIIGRASEYFDYFVYGIASVLVFPSVFFPFEERLEGTLYAFVIFSFAFIARPLGSVAFMAIQSRWGRGAKLTVALFLLGISTAGMAFLPGYASIGFASIVLLSILRFCQGIALGGSWDGLPSLLALNAPAKQRGWYAMIPQLGAPIGFIIASALFLFLHANLSSDDFLDWGWRYPFYVAFAINVVALFARLRLVATDEYSELLRERGLEPCDVRELLRAQGSNLFIGAFAALASYALFHLVTVFPLSWITLYSTQPVNEVLVVQIIGAAIAIPAVIASGVIADRIGRRSTLGILATLIGVFSGFAPLLMDGGRVGQDAFILLGFVLLGLSYGQAAGAVTSNFSARYRYTGAALTSDLAWLIGAAFAPLVALGLSAHFGLAYVSVYLLSGAACTLAALRLNRAMEVRD, via the coding sequence ATGTCCAGCATCAGTCCGCATCCCGCCGAGCCTTCGACGCGTTCGATGGAATCCAACGCGCGGCTCACGACCCCCGACCATTCCGGCGTCGCGCCGGGCGAGATCGCCATCGGCGTGATCATCGGCCGCGCCTCCGAATACTTCGACTACTTCGTCTACGGCATCGCGTCGGTGCTGGTGTTCCCGTCCGTGTTCTTTCCGTTCGAGGAACGGCTCGAAGGCACGCTCTACGCCTTCGTGATCTTCTCCTTCGCCTTCATCGCGCGGCCGCTCGGCTCGGTCGCGTTCATGGCGATCCAGAGCCGCTGGGGGCGCGGCGCCAAACTCACGGTCGCGCTCTTCCTGCTCGGCATCTCGACGGCCGGCATGGCCTTCCTGCCGGGCTATGCCAGCATCGGCTTCGCATCGATCGTGCTGCTGTCGATCCTGCGCTTCTGCCAGGGCATCGCGCTCGGCGGCTCGTGGGACGGCCTGCCCTCGCTGCTGGCGCTCAACGCCCCGGCCAAGCAGCGCGGCTGGTACGCGATGATTCCGCAGCTCGGCGCGCCGATCGGCTTCATCATCGCCAGCGCGCTGTTCCTGTTCCTGCACGCGAACCTGTCGTCGGACGATTTCCTCGACTGGGGCTGGCGTTATCCCTTCTACGTCGCCTTCGCGATCAACGTGGTGGCCCTGTTCGCGCGCCTGCGGCTGGTGGCGACGGACGAATATTCGGAGCTGCTGCGCGAGCGCGGACTCGAACCCTGCGACGTGCGCGAGCTCTTGCGCGCACAGGGCTCGAACCTGTTCATCGGTGCCTTCGCGGCCTTGGCGAGCTATGCGCTGTTTCATCTGGTCACCGTGTTCCCGCTGTCGTGGATCACGCTGTATTCGACGCAGCCGGTCAACGAGGTGCTGGTGGTCCAGATCATCGGCGCAGCGATCGCGATCCCGGCCGTCATCGCGTCCGGCGTGATCGCCGACCGCATCGGGCGGCGCAGCACGCTCGGCATCCTGGCCACGCTGATCGGCGTGTTCAGCGGCTTCGCGCCCTTGCTGATGGATGGCGGCAGAGTGGGACAGGACGCGTTCATCCTGCTGGGTTTCGTGCTGCTGGGGCTTTCCTACGGTCAGGCCGCCGGCGCCGTGACCTCCAACTTCAGCGCCCGCTACCGCTACACCGGCGCGGCGCTCACCTCCGACCTGGCCTGGCTCATCGGCGCGGCCTTCGCGCCGCTGGTGGCGCTCGGGCTCTCGGCGCACTTCGGGCTCGCCTATGTCAGCGTGTACCTGCTGTCGGGTGCGGCCTGCACGCTGGCGGCGCTGCGCCTCAATCGCGCGATGGAAGTGCGCGACTGA
- a CDS encoding enoyl-CoA hydratase/isomerase family protein → MANEAPYAHYHALTLKRHPGGILEIVMGASQSANKKLSTADHTLHRELAGIWSDIDKDPETRVAIIRGEGKGFSAGGDLGLVEDMANDFNVRARVWREARDLVYNVINCSKPIVSAMHGPAVGAGLVAGLLADISIASTTARIIDGHTRLGVAAGDHAAIVWPLLCGMAKAKYYLMLCEAVSGEEAERIGLVSLAVPEDQLVAKAFEVAEKLAQGSQTAIRWTKYALNNWLRLAGPTFDSSLALEFMGFSGPDVKEGIASLRERRAPSFEPSCPF, encoded by the coding sequence ATGGCCAACGAAGCCCCCTACGCGCACTACCACGCGCTGACCCTGAAGCGCCACCCCGGCGGCATCCTCGAGATCGTCATGGGCGCCTCGCAGAGCGCCAACAAGAAGCTCTCGACGGCCGACCACACCCTGCACCGCGAGCTGGCCGGCATCTGGAGCGACATCGACAAGGATCCCGAGACGCGCGTCGCCATCATCCGCGGCGAGGGCAAGGGCTTCTCGGCCGGCGGCGACCTCGGCCTGGTCGAGGACATGGCGAACGACTTCAACGTGCGCGCGCGCGTCTGGCGCGAGGCGCGCGACCTGGTCTACAACGTCATCAACTGCAGCAAGCCCATCGTCTCGGCGATGCACGGACCGGCCGTCGGCGCGGGCCTGGTCGCGGGACTTTTGGCCGACATCTCGATCGCCAGCACCACCGCGCGCATCATCGACGGCCACACGCGCCTGGGCGTCGCGGCCGGCGACCATGCGGCAATCGTCTGGCCGCTGCTGTGCGGCATGGCCAAGGCCAAGTACTACCTGATGCTGTGCGAAGCCGTCTCGGGCGAAGAGGCCGAGCGCATCGGCCTGGTGTCGCTCGCCGTGCCCGAAGACCAGCTCGTGGCCAAGGCCTTCGAAGTGGCGGAGAAACTCGCGCAGGGTTCGCAGACCGCGATCCGCTGGACCAAGTACGCGCTCAACAACTGGCTGCGCCTCGCGGGCCCGACCTTCGACAGCTCGCTCGCGCTCGAGTTCATGGGCTTCTCGGGGCCGGACGTGAAGGAAGGCATCGCCTCGCTGCGCGAGCGGCGCGCGCCGTCCTTCGAGCCCTCCTGCCCGTTCTAG
- a CDS encoding MAPEG family protein, producing MKTELFYLLLSAILTGALWIPVVIGYVTSRGPLTPETYKVAPTVPLPAWVNRANRAHQNALENLAPFAAVVLVAQAAGISTPATATCAIVYFYARLAHAVVHISGFGLFMARTMLFTIGWVAFIVFAVTVLRRAF from the coding sequence ATGAAGACCGAACTGTTCTACCTGCTGCTGAGCGCCATCCTGACCGGCGCGCTCTGGATCCCCGTCGTGATCGGCTACGTGACCTCGCGCGGACCCTTGACGCCCGAGACCTACAAGGTCGCGCCGACCGTGCCGCTGCCGGCCTGGGTCAACCGCGCCAACCGCGCGCACCAGAACGCGCTCGAGAACCTCGCGCCCTTCGCGGCAGTGGTGCTGGTCGCGCAGGCGGCGGGCATTTCGACCCCCGCGACCGCGACCTGCGCCATCGTCTACTTCTATGCGCGCCTCGCGCATGCGGTGGTGCACATCAGCGGCTTCGGGCTCTTCATGGCGCGGACGATGCTGTTCACCATCGGCTGGGTCGCGTTCATCGTCTTCGCGGTGACGGTGCTGCGGCGCGCCTTCTGA
- a CDS encoding adhesin has translation MKMQQHKPLVLGALLAGLLAAGGIANAQNLGVGVGVNADVNASGKTSAAPQQGTAGAGAQTHTGASAGTSGTGNAAGGLGNTLGGVVGGATGAVGGATGAVGGATGAVGGATSAVGGVTHTVGGTLNGVTGAAGSLGGAGVNGQAQGSGSVGVKK, from the coding sequence ATGAAGATGCAGCAACACAAACCCCTCGTTCTCGGCGCCTTGCTCGCAGGCCTGCTCGCCGCAGGCGGGATCGCGAATGCGCAGAACCTCGGCGTGGGCGTGGGCGTGAACGCCGACGTCAATGCCTCGGGCAAGACCAGCGCGGCACCGCAGCAGGGCACCGCAGGCGCCGGCGCACAGACCCACACCGGCGCCAGCGCGGGAACGAGCGGCACGGGCAATGCGGCAGGCGGGCTGGGCAACACGCTCGGCGGCGTGGTCGGCGGTGCCACCGGTGCGGTCGGCGGTGCCACCGGTGCGGTCGGCGGTGCCACCGGTGCGGTCGGCGGTGCGACGAGTGCAGTGGGCGGTGTGACCCACACCGTCGGCGGCACGCTGAACGGCGTGACCGGCGCCGCGGGCTCGCTCGGCGGCGCGGGCGTGAATGGCCAGGCCCAGGGGTCGGGCTCGGTCGGCGTCAAGAAGTAG
- a CDS encoding ATP-dependent Clp protease proteolytic subunit, with translation METPDPTPASTAEPRNSYLEEKAFKSRTLLIFGAITDVSAADVTRRLIALDADSSAPIDILVSSPGGHLESGDAIHDIVRFIAAPVNMIGTGWVGSAATHLYLAAPRERRFCLPNTRFLIHQPSGGAGGQATDIAIHAREIIKARERIAQTIARETGKSMDVVLADIERDRWMSAEEAIEYGLVSRIIQRKSELHG, from the coding sequence ATGGAAACCCCAGACCCCACCCCCGCAAGCACCGCCGAGCCGCGCAACTCCTACCTCGAAGAGAAAGCCTTCAAGTCACGCACCCTGCTGATCTTCGGCGCCATCACCGACGTGTCGGCCGCCGACGTGACGCGACGGCTCATCGCGCTCGATGCCGACAGCAGCGCGCCGATCGACATCCTGGTGAGCTCGCCCGGCGGCCATCTCGAATCGGGCGATGCGATCCACGACATCGTGCGCTTCATCGCTGCGCCGGTGAACATGATCGGCACCGGCTGGGTCGGCAGCGCCGCCACGCACCTCTACCTCGCCGCGCCGCGCGAGCGCCGCTTCTGCCTGCCCAACACGCGCTTCCTGATCCACCAGCCCAGCGGCGGCGCAGGCGGCCAGGCCACCGACATCGCGATCCATGCGCGCGAGATCATCAAGGCGCGCGAACGCATCGCGCAGACGATCGCGCGCGAGACCGGCAAGTCCATGGATGTCGTGCTCGCCGACATCGAGCGCGACCGCTGGATGTCGGCCGAGGAAGCGATCGAGTACGGGCTGGTGTCGCGCATCATCCAAAGAAAGAGCGAGCTGCACGGCTAG
- the cyoA gene encoding ubiquinol oxidase subunit II, whose protein sequence is MPSLKNLRGLLLLPAVALLAGCNAVLLNPSGDMAVRQRDLIYISTGLMLLIVVPVIVLILLFAWRYRQSNREATYTPDWDHSTQLELVIWAAPLLIIIALGALTWISTHTLDPYRPLQRLDNGREIPADSKPLVVEVVALDWKWLFLYPEQGIAVVNELAAPVDRPITFKITASSVMNSFFIPALAGQIYAMPGMETKLHAVINKPGEFEGFSANYSGAGFSGMHFKFHGMSAGDFDRWVQSAKAGGGTLNRNGYLQLERPSERDPVRRYASVAPGLYDAILNRCVESNKMCLKDMAAIDQDGGLGMPGSYNLASLDPAMRTRLGVDGKPVRSYVAAMCSVNDPPDAPYLAAGRPN, encoded by the coding sequence ATGCCTTCGCTCAAGAACCTTCGCGGACTGCTCCTGCTCCCGGCCGTCGCCCTGCTGGCCGGGTGTAACGCGGTGTTGCTGAATCCGTCGGGCGACATGGCGGTCCGGCAGCGCGACCTGATCTACATCTCGACCGGACTGATGCTGCTGATCGTGGTGCCGGTGATCGTGCTGATCCTGCTGTTCGCCTGGCGCTACCGGCAATCCAACCGCGAAGCCACCTACACGCCCGATTGGGACCACTCGACGCAGCTCGAACTCGTCATCTGGGCCGCACCGCTGCTGATCATCATCGCGCTCGGCGCGCTGACCTGGATCAGCACGCACACGCTCGATCCCTACCGTCCGCTGCAGCGGCTGGACAACGGGCGCGAGATACCGGCCGACAGCAAGCCGCTGGTGGTCGAGGTGGTGGCGCTCGACTGGAAGTGGCTCTTCCTCTATCCCGAGCAGGGCATCGCCGTGGTGAACGAGCTGGCGGCGCCGGTGGACCGGCCGATCACGTTCAAGATCACGGCCTCGTCGGTGATGAACTCTTTCTTCATCCCGGCGCTCGCCGGCCAGATCTACGCCATGCCGGGCATGGAAACCAAGCTGCACGCGGTCATCAACAAGCCGGGCGAGTTCGAGGGCTTCTCGGCCAACTACAGCGGCGCGGGTTTCTCCGGCATGCACTTCAAGTTCCACGGCATGAGCGCGGGCGATTTCGACCGCTGGGTGCAGTCGGCCAAGGCCGGCGGCGGCACGCTCAACCGCAACGGCTACCTGCAGCTCGAGCGCCCGAGCGAGCGCGATCCGGTGCGCCGCTACGCCAGCGTCGCGCCCGGCCTGTACGACGCCATCCTCAACCGCTGCGTCGAGAGCAACAAGATGTGCCTGAAGGACATGGCGGCGATCGACCAGGACGGCGGCCTCGGCATGCCGGGCAGCTACAACCTCGCGTCGCTCGACCCCGCGATGCGCACGCGCCTGGGCGTCGACGGGAAACCCGTGCGCAGCTACGTCGCCGCCATGTGCAGCGTCAACGATCCGCCCGACGCGCCGTATCTGGCCGCGGGCCGGCCGAACTGA
- a CDS encoding SDR family oxidoreductase has protein sequence MDLGIAGRTALVLGGTRGLGFACARALAEAGVRVILNGRDAQQGETAAHSLPDACFIAGDIGDEAQRAALIDAVSRIGEPSILVTNAGGPPAAPFEETALAAWRSSHETNVLGPLEVVRAFLPAMRAQRFGRILNITSFVVKELYPNMALSNSLRVGLTGAMGSLAREVAPHGITVNGLLPGLMDTGALQRVIADRMRRLALDEEAVREEMARSIPMQRLGTAEDFGALCAFLASVHASYITGQNICVDGGLTRNVI, from the coding sequence ATGGACCTCGGCATCGCAGGACGAACGGCACTGGTGCTCGGCGGCACGCGCGGGCTCGGCTTTGCCTGTGCGCGCGCGCTCGCCGAGGCGGGCGTGCGCGTGATCCTCAACGGCCGCGATGCGCAGCAGGGCGAGACGGCCGCGCATTCGCTGCCCGATGCATGCTTCATCGCCGGCGACATCGGCGACGAGGCGCAGCGCGCCGCATTGATCGACGCGGTGTCGCGCATCGGCGAGCCGTCCATCCTCGTCACCAACGCCGGCGGGCCGCCGGCCGCGCCCTTCGAGGAAACCGCGCTGGCCGCCTGGCGCAGCAGCCACGAGACCAACGTGCTCGGCCCGCTCGAAGTGGTGCGCGCCTTCCTGCCCGCGATGCGCGCGCAGCGCTTCGGCCGCATCCTCAACATCACCTCCTTCGTGGTGAAGGAGCTCTATCCGAACATGGCGCTGTCCAACAGCCTGCGCGTCGGGCTCACCGGTGCGATGGGCTCGCTCGCGCGCGAGGTCGCGCCGCACGGCATCACGGTCAACGGCCTGCTGCCGGGCCTGATGGACACCGGCGCCTTGCAGCGCGTGATCGCCGACCGCATGCGGCGGCTCGCGCTCGACGAAGAGGCGGTGCGCGAAGAGATGGCCAGGAGCATTCCGATGCAGCGCCTCGGCACGGCCGAGGACTTCGGTGCGCTGTGCGCCTTTCTCGCCTCGGTGCATGCGAGCTACATCACGGGCCAGAACATCTGCGTCGACGGCGGGCTGACCCGCAACGTGATCTGA
- a CDS encoding nitroreductase has translation MNVSHAVEQRVSIRRFKPEAPSADLVRDILERASRAPSGGNLQPWRVFALTGEPLAQLKALIAAEPPQAEPEYAIYPPNLWEPFRTRRFQNAEDLYATIGIAREHKAERLQQMGRNAEFFGAPVGIFVCIDRGLGPPQWADLGIYMQTVMLLAVERGLDTCPQEYWANRSKPVSAFLKLPPELMLFAGIALGWRDETAPINRLRARRDPFESWGEMIGF, from the coding sequence ATGAATGTGTCCCATGCGGTCGAGCAGCGCGTCTCCATCCGCCGTTTCAAGCCCGAGGCGCCGTCGGCCGATCTCGTGCGCGACATCCTGGAGCGCGCATCGCGCGCGCCGTCGGGCGGCAACCTGCAGCCGTGGCGCGTGTTCGCGCTGACCGGCGAGCCGCTGGCCCAGCTCAAGGCGCTGATCGCCGCCGAGCCGCCGCAGGCGGAGCCCGAGTACGCGATCTATCCGCCGAACCTGTGGGAGCCTTTCCGCACGCGCCGCTTCCAGAATGCCGAGGACCTCTACGCGACCATCGGCATCGCGCGCGAGCACAAGGCCGAGCGCCTTCAGCAGATGGGCCGCAACGCCGAGTTCTTCGGCGCGCCGGTCGGCATCTTCGTGTGCATCGACCGCGGGCTCGGGCCGCCGCAATGGGCCGACCTCGGCATCTACATGCAGACGGTGATGCTGCTGGCCGTCGAGCGCGGGCTCGACACCTGTCCGCAGGAATACTGGGCCAACCGGTCGAAGCCCGTCTCGGCGTTTCTGAAGCTGCCGCCCGAGCTCATGCTCTTCGCCGGCATCGCGCTCGGCTGGCGCGACGAAACCGCGCCGATCAACCGGCTGCGCGCGCGACGCGATCCGTTCGAAAGCTGGGGCGAGATGATCGGGTTCTAG
- a CDS encoding AMP-binding protein — MLTGDMLRRSARRFPDKAAIVFRGAQHTERVPYRELDAAADRIAHALLGLGLPKGAIVSMLCRNLAAYGAVFFGVARTGLVLNNVSILYAPDELSYVLNKSETQVLLYDVQFADKVAAVRAACPGIRHVIAIGGEPDSGALPGALAFDRFIADQPATPPEVPIDERDAFCMTYTGGTTGHPKGVLMNHRARAITAHTVVVEEHLEAADVVAIVTPLFHVAALNIMFQPAMLVGATTVFVTPWSPAAFVDAVEAERITATFMVPTQANALAMLPGLEARDLQSWTKLSFAGAPMPDWVQVELMRRLPQLRLTQIYGQSEMGVIAALPWQRVQDKLGSVGCQPYNVDVAVLRADGSPAAAGEMGEVASRGDNLMIGYYGEPVQTAEFFRLGHGWGLSGDIGVVDADGFITLIDRAKDMLISGGENVYPKEIEQVLYELPEVAECAVFGIPDDKWGEVPAAYLLLKPGCTLSEARVVAQCEQKLARLKRPRLVRFVDGFPKTPIGKIQKNLLKEPYWQDRKKI; from the coding sequence ATGCTGACAGGAGACATGCTGCGCCGCTCGGCGCGCCGATTCCCGGACAAGGCGGCCATCGTCTTTCGCGGCGCGCAGCACACCGAGCGCGTGCCGTACCGCGAGCTCGATGCAGCGGCCGACCGCATCGCGCACGCGCTGCTCGGACTCGGCCTGCCCAAGGGCGCGATCGTGTCGATGCTGTGCCGCAACCTCGCGGCCTACGGCGCCGTGTTCTTCGGCGTCGCGCGCACGGGGCTGGTGCTCAACAACGTCTCGATCCTCTACGCGCCCGACGAGCTGAGCTATGTGCTGAACAAGTCCGAGACGCAGGTGCTGCTGTACGACGTGCAGTTCGCCGACAAGGTAGCGGCGGTGCGCGCGGCCTGCCCCGGCATCCGGCATGTCATCGCGATCGGCGGTGAGCCCGACAGCGGCGCGCTGCCCGGCGCCCTCGCCTTCGACCGCTTCATCGCCGACCAGCCCGCGACGCCGCCCGAGGTGCCGATCGACGAACGCGATGCCTTCTGCATGACCTACACCGGCGGCACCACCGGCCATCCGAAGGGCGTGCTGATGAACCACCGCGCGCGCGCCATCACCGCGCACACCGTGGTGGTCGAAGAGCATCTGGAAGCCGCCGACGTGGTGGCCATCGTGACGCCGCTGTTCCACGTGGCCGCGCTCAACATCATGTTCCAGCCGGCCATGCTGGTCGGTGCCACCACCGTGTTCGTCACGCCCTGGTCGCCCGCGGCCTTCGTCGACGCGGTCGAGGCCGAGCGCATCACCGCCACCTTCATGGTGCCGACGCAGGCCAATGCGCTGGCGATGCTGCCCGGGCTCGAAGCGCGCGATCTGCAGAGCTGGACCAAGCTCTCCTTCGCCGGCGCGCCGATGCCCGACTGGGTGCAGGTCGAGCTGATGCGCCGTCTGCCGCAACTGCGCCTGACGCAGATCTACGGCCAGTCCGAGATGGGCGTGATCGCGGCGCTGCCGTGGCAGCGCGTGCAGGACAAGCTCGGCAGCGTCGGCTGCCAGCCCTACAACGTCGACGTCGCCGTGCTGCGCGCCGACGGCAGCCCGGCCGCGGCCGGCGAGATGGGCGAGGTCGCCTCGCGCGGCGACAACCTGATGATCGGCTACTACGGCGAGCCGGTGCAGACGGCCGAGTTCTTCCGCCTCGGCCACGGCTGGGGGCTGTCGGGCGACATCGGCGTGGTCGATGCCGACGGCTTCATCACGCTGATCGACCGCGCCAAGGACATGCTGATCTCGGGCGGCGAGAACGTCTACCCGAAAGAGATCGAGCAGGTGCTCTACGAACTGCCCGAAGTCGCCGAATGCGCAGTGTTCGGCATCCCCGACGACAAGTGGGGCGAGGTGCCGGCCGCCTACCTGCTGCTCAAGCCCGGCTGCACGCTGAGCGAGGCGCGCGTGGTCGCGCAATGCGAACAGAAGCTGGCGCGGCTCAAGCGGCCGCGGCTGGTGCGCTTCGTCGACGGCTTTCCGAAGACGCCCATCGGCAAGATCCAGAAGAACCTGCTCAAGGAACCGTATTGGCAGGACCGCAAGAAAATCTGA